The segment AAGCAAATCTGCTACCATGGTTCGGGTCAAAGTCCCGTATAACATTTTAGAATAGGAGACCTGAAATAACTCCTCTTCCAATTTTTCGAGGGCCAATAGTCGCTCTCTGTAAGTCTCTTTCCCAAGGGCGACCACTTGGTGATCAATTTTCTGATTAATCTTTCGTAATAAATAGTTAATATCCAAACTGGCGGGATACTGAAACCTCTTCTGTTCGTCGTCGTTCTGTTCCTGTGCGGCAGAAGACTGAGTAAAATGCAACGCTTGGTCAATAGACGAAGCTCGCTCCGTCCCGCCGATGATTTCAACGAGAGTTGGCGGATCAGGCAATGCATTCAACTCATGTTGAAACAAAATAACTTGAGCCAGATCCAATTTTCCAGAACTTAACAGGGCCTGCTCCCCTTCAAACACGATTGCCTCCAGAGACATTCCGACTGAATTAATGACCCAAGATCCGTTCTTTTTTATATGAGAAGCCAGTCGATGTACCGTGAGGAAATCGTCAATAGCGGCGTCGACTTTTTCCTCTTCCAATTCACGTATCGATCGTGCGTTCAATAAACTCCCTATTGCCCGGCTGGACTGCTGTACGGGAAGCTGACTGGAGAATAATCGACCAAACGAACTATCGGAAGCTTCCAATATCGGTACATAAAAATGTTCGCGAGCCATTCCTTCAGAAATGACCTGGAGCGGAATTTCATTTCGATCAATCCAGTCGGAGATATCCGGGAACTCGTCCCGGTTCCATGGTCGGCGACTCGCTTCTTCTTGATGAAGATCAAACTGGTCAATCAGAGCAATCTCGTCCTTCAGCACTTCCGACTCATACTGTTCCAGTAACACCAGGTAATCCCCCTCTTCGGGAGGAACGGGCATCTCCAATTCATTGAAGAAGTCATCTCGATTTTCAGCCGGAATAATGCCAGGTCCGAATGCCTCCATTAACGGGACCGCTGCATTGTTCTGCGGAGTAACACCTTCACTGGCAATAGTATTCAGGGCCTTTACAAAATTGAGCGTCTCGGGGTCAAGCACCGGTTCAACCAGGTAGGTCGTCTCTTTCGATACGATGATTTTCTGTCCCACCACGTGATAATAAATCAGCCGGAGAGGCACGAATAAGAAGATCGAAAAGAGTAAGTAGAATGGATATTTCACCCAACGGGATTTGAAGAAGCGTTCTAACATGACAGCCAGTTCTCCAGCGATTTGATACGATAGAAGTGAGCTCGTAGACGAACTCACTTCTTTACGCGATCAATACATGATGCGGAATGAACGTCGCCGCCAAGTACATCAAGAGTCGGTAGAACAGGTAAAACATAGCCTCGTCCTGTTGTTGCAACCCTCCTGGCGATGATGTGATCACCCCTCTATTCCAGAGGGATTGAAACGGTCGTTTGGTAATTCGAATAATTATAGAGCGGATTGCGCGTTGTCTTGTATAAATCGCCGCGGAGGGGATTGTCGTCCTGCGTGTAGATCCAGAGTTCATTTGGATTCCAGACCACGATTTCATCGCGAGCGTCGCCGTAGAGATCGAGAACGGCGTTACACATTTCAGGGTGACCGTCGGCGGGGAACTGAACGACCTTGCGTCCCCAACCATCGAACATGCCTCCTTGCTCAACGCTGGGTGACAGAACCCAGAACTCTCCCGGCTTGCCAGTCCAGTTAATAGGCAGACACATACTGCCGTGATGACAGGGCTCGAAGTCGTGATAGATATCTCCACGGGCGTCATAAAAATGGACGATGCCCTGGTTCCCCCAGAAGTTAATCGAGATCGCCTCCAACCCCGGCATATCTGGCCGAAAGTCAGCCACGGCCGGATTTTGTACGTGCCCCAGATAATGATGTTTGAGAACATTCCCCGCCATGTCGGCGAAGAACATTCCTTCATCACTGGCCGCACATAGTAACCGAGGCGCCTCTCCTTTCATGAAGGGAACAATTGCCACACCGTCGGCATGATCCGTCACTTTCGAATCGAGACTCCATATAGGTTTGCCATCGTCGTCAAAGAGCGTGTAGCCCACCATGATTTCGTCCTTGCCATCGTCGTCGACATCGTACGCATAGGGGTAATGCCCTGTATTGCACTGGGCACTCCATTTTAAATTCAGATCGTTATCAAAAGACCAGACATTCAAGTAACGGTCTTTGAGAATCAAATCGCCGTCGAAACCATTTCCGCTCAGGTCACAGAAAAACAGGCTGTCGCCCAAAGCCTGGGGAAAGCGGGTGTATTCTTCCGGTGTGTTCGCAGGCAGTTTGGGAGTGGGGACTGATTTGATAATTTTTCCAGTCGCCCCGTCGGCGATTTGGATCTTCAGATCTTTACAGAAAATGACTTCTGTTTTGCCATCATTGTCGAGATCATGAATCTGAAATGCGACATCGTTGGTGAGATGGTTTTTCCAAGCGTCAGGCCGTCCAAGTTGCCACAGTTGTTCTCCGTCAACAGTCAGGGCCGTCAAACAGCTAATCTCGCTGTTACGATCTTTCGGTCCGTGGTGCATTACTTGCCCCACGAGGATATCGATCTGCCCGTCGTTATTGAGATCGCCAAACCGCAAGTTGCGACCAACGCCAAAATCATCAAGAAACATCTTCTTCCAGAGGACGGGTTTGGGATTGGCTGCCTGCAACTGACTTTCTTCATCTTCGCGAGATTTAATTTCGGCATTGATCCGGGCCAGCTCTTCAGCAGTGGTGCTAACTTTAATCTCCTCGAATACGGCAGGGCCATCCGACATCATGGAAACCTTGCCCTGTTTGAAAAGGCTGTCTACAGCATTTAACTCGACGCCATTCAAGTTAATGTGAATCTGATCTCCGGTGATGGAAATTTTCAGGTTGCATTCCGTCTGTTGTCCACCAGGCAAGGGCGCTTGTGCCAGAACTTTTTCCAGCGGTTTCCGAAATGCCGTCGCGTGATTCACCCACTTCAGAACTACGTTTCCCTGATCGACACCACAGAAGTAATAACAACGGTCGTTCCAATATCGGAACCCGATGCCCGTTAACCGATCTTCGGTCTGAGGTTCGAACTTCGCTTCGATCGTATAATCTCGCCATGCGAAATCACCCGTAACGACCATCGGGTGATAGTGTTTAAAGCTGTTCTTATAGAATTGCCCCATCGCCGGTTCGCCATCATGTTCAATGACACGCCATGCTTCCTGAGATCGAACACTGGAGCGGAATGTGGTGACGGCCCAATTCCCCTTGGGGGCAGCTTCGGGCAGATAGTGGTACTCAGTATGAGCACCTACGACCGACGAAAAGGACCCTTTCTGATAGGAACTGAAATCGTCATCCAGCAGAACAACAGGCTCCGCCGCATCGACGCTCAAGGAAAGGAACAATAAACAGCAGCCAATAAACACGGAGATTCGCATGCGAGCATTCTTTAAACGAGACCGGGGATGAAGAAAGACTGAATAGAACCTAATTACTCGACGGTGACGATGACACGTGCGTAGCGAGTCAACGCTGGTTCTCCGTCGTCAGTGACACGGCATACGAAATGCAACTCGTCGCCCGATTTTGCATCGCCAGGAACTTCAATAGATGTGGTCGGTTGATCGGCACCCGCAACATCCACTTCCTGATCGTAATCGCTGGCTTCCAGATAATAGAACCAATCGTAGCTCAACTGATCTCCATCAGGATCTTCAGTTCCGGCCAAATCCAGGTCAACCTTCGCACCGGACTTTGCTTTCACATCGGCAGGTGATTTGAGTTTCGGCTGCGGGGCGTGATTGGCGTCGGCATAATCTTTCACACACCAATCGGCACGGGCGGCCCAGTCCTGCTGGAAATCAATTGACCAGCGAACAACGCTATGCGGTTTGGTATCTTTATCTTCTTTCGTTCTCCACCATCCTCCACGAGGATTGAAACGGCCACCCCATCCTCCGTACTCGGGGTGCTCATGTGATCGCAGACCATTAGGCACGACATGCAGGTAGGAGGGAGAGTCCCCTTCGGATCGGAACCGATCTTCTTTCGCCTCGTACATGCTGCAGAGAGGACCGTGGTCCTTGAGAATATGAGAGGTCATCCAATCCTTCTTGAAGTAAGGCTTGGATTCGTTTGTTTGAAATTTACTCCAACCGTAAGCGATGGCACCAAAGCTACCCCAGTCACTCAGCAGGACGGGCAATTCCGGCCATTCTTTAAGAATGTATTTCTTAAGCGTATCGTCCTGCTCAGCAATCAAATAAACGCGCGCCTTTTTGTTGACGTCAGCAATACGATCCGGATGTTTTTCCTGAATGGTTTTCAGAGCGCGTGCGATCGTGTTCGATCCGCCCCAGGCTTGCAACCAGACTTCTCTGGGGTCTTCGTCGAGCAAGACTTCCACAATAAGCTCGGAACCGGGAGTGACTTCCTCCATCTCACCCACGTATCCAATGTTGCCCACGCGGACCTTGGACCGCAGTTCGTCGGGAGTCGGATAGCCAGAGTCGTGTTGTTTCAGTTTATCGTAAACTTGCTCGTAAGCATCCAGCTGGCGATCCAACCAACTCATCGGTTCCCAATCGTGCTCTGGATGTTGGGCATTCCCTTTCCAGTGGAATTTAGAACTGGAATGGACCAGGCCTTCGACATCCCATTCATTCGTATAGAGCAGAAAACGAACCATCGAACAGCGGTCGTCTATTTCGCCGTCGGTGGTGGCAATAACTCTCAGTCGTTGGTCGGAGCCGGTAGCTTCATTATTCGAGTCGTCTGCAGCGTGCAGACTTGAGAGTAAGAACAAACTACACAACGTCGTCAAAATCGTGATGCGCATCGAGTGGCCTTTATTGAATGAACGTGAATTATCTGGCGTCCATCATAGCAGGCAAAAACATCACAGATGCGCTGG is part of the Polystyrenella longa genome and harbors:
- a CDS encoding rhamnogalacturonan lyase family protein — protein: MRISVFIGCCLLFLSLSVDAAEPVVLLDDDFSSYQKGSFSSVVGAHTEYHYLPEAAPKGNWAVTTFRSSVRSQEAWRVIEHDGEPAMGQFYKNSFKHYHPMVVTGDFAWRDYTIEAKFEPQTEDRLTGIGFRYWNDRCYYFCGVDQGNVVLKWVNHATAFRKPLEKVLAQAPLPGGQQTECNLKISITGDQIHINLNGVELNAVDSLFKQGKVSMMSDGPAVFEEIKVSTTAEELARINAEIKSREDEESQLQAANPKPVLWKKMFLDDFGVGRNLRFGDLNNDGQIDILVGQVMHHGPKDRNSEISCLTALTVDGEQLWQLGRPDAWKNHLTNDVAFQIHDLDNDGKTEVIFCKDLKIQIADGATGKIIKSVPTPKLPANTPEEYTRFPQALGDSLFFCDLSGNGFDGDLILKDRYLNVWSFDNDLNLKWSAQCNTGHYPYAYDVDDDGKDEIMVGYTLFDDDGKPIWSLDSKVTDHADGVAIVPFMKGEAPRLLCAASDEGMFFADMAGNVLKHHYLGHVQNPAVADFRPDMPGLEAISINFWGNQGIVHFYDARGDIYHDFEPCHHGSMCLPINWTGKPGEFWVLSPSVEQGGMFDGWGRKVVQFPADGHPEMCNAVLDLYGDARDEIVVWNPNELWIYTQDDNPLRGDLYKTTRNPLYNYSNYQTTVSIPLE
- a CDS encoding DUF1593 domain-containing protein, with amino-acid sequence MRITILTTLCSLFLLSSLHAADDSNNEATGSDQRLRVIATTDGEIDDRCSMVRFLLYTNEWDVEGLVHSSSKFHWKGNAQHPEHDWEPMSWLDRQLDAYEQVYDKLKQHDSGYPTPDELRSKVRVGNIGYVGEMEEVTPGSELIVEVLLDEDPREVWLQAWGGSNTIARALKTIQEKHPDRIADVNKKARVYLIAEQDDTLKKYILKEWPELPVLLSDWGSFGAIAYGWSKFQTNESKPYFKKDWMTSHILKDHGPLCSMYEAKEDRFRSEGDSPSYLHVVPNGLRSHEHPEYGGWGGRFNPRGGWWRTKEDKDTKPHSVVRWSIDFQQDWAARADWCVKDYADANHAPQPKLKSPADVKAKSGAKVDLDLAGTEDPDGDQLSYDWFYYLEASDYDQEVDVAGADQPTTSIEVPGDAKSGDELHFVCRVTDDGEPALTRYARVIVTVE